CAGTGAGGTCCCATTGCCTGCTCCTTCTTTGCACTGTGATTCAAACTGCTAGAAATTCATGTTAACAAAGGGTTATTATGTGTCATGCTTCTTAAGAAAACACCCCCTTTTCCCTGTCTAATAGACTGCTTagtaacatatatacatgttactTACAGAATATTCACGTAAGGTGCTTTCTGGAATGGTTTGGCTTAGTGCTCCTTGAGGGTGAAGCTCTGGGGACCCCAGAGACATGCGTGGAGGACGAGGGCTGGGAAAAGTGTTGGTCTTACTTCAGAGTGAGACTATACAGAGTCCCCCTCCCGAAGCTGCTTCTCTGGAGCTCAATGACTTTGACTTGCTTGTATTTTCTGTCCCCAGGTACTGGCGGAGGGCACTGGGCATGCAGGTGCGCTATGTGCGCCACGAAGACTATCAGTTCTGTTACTCCTTCCGCGGCAGGCCTGGGAACAAGCCTTCCATCCTCATGCTCCATGGATTCTCTGCCCATAAGGACATGTGGCTCAGTGTGGTCAAGGTGCAGTCCTAGAGCCTTCTCTCTTCAGAGGGTGTCACTCAGTCAAGAAGAGGTTTCCACTTGGACACGATGTCATCAGGGGTAGAAAGCAAGGGGAACCCAGAACTGTGGCtcaaatcatcctaaaattaaTGCAGTATATTATTCAGATCCTTTTATCAGacaaaatttattgaattgaatGTTATTTGTAAAATCTGTGCCTTAAAAATCGTTTCACCGTATGAGTATTTCTTAGGGAAGATTTCAGACACTTAGCTTCATCTCAGGCCTGTCATGACTATCAAGatccagcttttaaaaaatcatttgtttttttatgctCCAagattctcctcttccttcccctcctcctcccttttctgtttctccttctcccctccccatctccttccgtcttccttctatttctgctttttcttttccgtAGCCCTTTAGAGAAACAGTCTTGATCTGGCAGCTTTCTGGGATAGTTTTCCAAATCACTCCCTTTCTGTCCTGGTTTACTTGGGTGTGGCAACTTGCTTTACTGGTAAGAGTGAACAGCTGGTGaagatgggggctgggagaggtCTTGGGAGGGAAGCACCCCAGGCTCCCACCTCAAGCAGGACCATACCTGAATGATCCCAAGTATGCTTCACACCAGGAGGAAAAAGCTCATACATCCTCTACTTCCTTATGTTCTTATTTCCAAATTTCACTATGACAGTCATCCTCATGCCTTAATGAACCTCTCACTTGCTGTCTCCATCTTTCATATAACTGGATATTTGTTTATTGATAATTGATGTTTCTCAGGTTCCTGGTTAAATGTGGCACATATTTAAATGGAAGAAGGTGTTTAGGATAAAAATACCCTAGGAATTAGACctaatgcaggaaaaaaatagttgaaaCCAGAATTAGGGCAATCAGACATGGTTCTTAGGAAAAGCATTGCTCCTGTGGGCGCTGGAGCTGGACAGGACTCTGGGAGAGCAGAACTATCCCTTATAGTCCCAAGTCAGTGGCTGCATGACTGGAGTTAAgtgtggaaggggtgagggaaaggagaaggatgTAATACCTGCCAGCTGGTGTCAAGAAAGAGCAAAGGACGCAGGCCTGCTACCCTGACCTTTGTCCCACTTTTCCAGTCATCCCCTGAGTCCCCTTCCATTTCTGTATTAGATTTTGGGGGTTTCTGCTCCCTATAAGGCTACTGGCAATGTTTATTCACATCAGATGTTACTAGGGTAAGATACTGGGTGGTCCAGGTTCATTACCTCCCCGGGAGTGGCTGTCCAGGTCACTTGGTAAGTAGGGGTAGCCTCCCCAGAAAAATGGGCAGACATGTTCTACACTGCACATACTGACACTCTGTGCCTGTGTATCCTCAGTTCCTTCCAAAGAACCTGCACTTGGTCTGCGTGGACATGCCAGGACATGAGGGCACCACCCGCTCCtccctggatgatctgtccatagaTGGGCAAGCCAAGAGGATACACCAGGTAAGCAGGAGGCGCCACCAAAAATTGCCCAGGTGGGTTTTGCCCACCATTGCATGCCCAAGTCTGAAGAGCAGGCAAGGGAGTTCCATTCTGACTCAACCATTCTCCAATGCATTCTGCCTGCAAGTAATTGCAAACAAAATGGCAGCAGCCCAGTGGTATCCTTGGTCAGCTGTGGAGGACCAGGGCTTATTGCAGACTGTTCTCCTCTAAGCCTATTGCAGTTGTTTCTAAAGAAATACAATCTGGGCATTTTCTCAGCTCTTCAGAAAGGGAGTTTAGAATTCCTCaagaccatttatttttttagagtctATTTTTCTGCTTACCAGCTACATGATGACAATAACAGCATGTCTGCCTAATTGTAGAGGATGGGGAGGGTGCTTTTTGCATTTTGTTCTAATTTAGTATCTGTCTTCAGCCGCCTCTGACTGGGCTTTCAAGGTCATGGGACTCATGAACTATTTCAAAATTTAGTGATTCATAAGCTTCAAATTGATATATTTTCCCCAGTTGAGGATATTTATTTAAtgcctgcccctctcctcccattGAACTATGTACTCTGTTGAGGTCAGGAACCTTGTTTCTTTGACTCTTTGCTGTATCCTCAGCAGCTGACCATAGTTCCTTGTACATAATAgacatccaataaatattttttaggtGAATGGGCAGATGGGTGGAGAGTTGGTTGAATGGTTGGatagatggatggttggatgagtGGTTGGATGGTTGAATAGACGGATGGGTGGATCGTTATCtgaatggatggttggatggatgggaAGGCCTGTAAATTAGGGCAGCAGTCAGCAAactgtggcccgtgggctctgtTTGGCCTGCCACCGAGTTTTTTGTAAGGTAAGTTTTATTGGGACTCAGCCACACTCACTCATTAACATGTTGTCTTtagctgcttttgtgctacaacaggagagttgaatagttgcaacagaggtCATGTGGCCCACAAAAATTTTCCCAAGAAAATATTGACTCTCGgaacctttattttaaaagtttgctgACTGATGAATTAGGGGAATCCttgttgattttatatttacaaatgacCCTTCAGTAACCTGTGCCAGGTAAAGAGAAGTACATGCATGTAACAGGGCTCATCTGGATAATAGATGCAGTAGATTCCAGATTCCCTTTCATCAACAGTCCTTTTCACTTGTCCGCATAGGAAGAACAGAGGTTTTCTACTCTGTAATCACCACTGTCATTGTCCACAGCTGTATAACCAAACCTCTTTCTCATTTCCCTTCCTAGTTTGTAGAATGCCTCAAGCTGAACAAAAAACCCTTCCACCTGATAGGCACCTCCATGGGCGGCCACGTGGCTGGGGTGTATGCTGCTTATTACCCATCAGACGTCTGCAGCCTGTCTCTTGTGTGCCCTGCTGGTGAGTTATGAGACTGAAATAACCCTATGAGTGACTTGAGCACAGCGGGGTCTGAATCTCTGAAGACATAAATGGCAGTGTCTGCTATGACTTTTTTTAGAATCATCTTTTCGACGATATTTTAGAGATACTAATCAGATTGCTTCAGTGATACAAACAATAGTTGTATAACCATAATCATAACCatattgagtgttttttttttttattttaacatctgtattagagtataattgctttacaatggtgtgtcagtttctgcttgataacaaagtgaatcagttatacatatacatatgtgcccatatctcttccctcttgcatctccctccctcccaccctccctatcccacccctctaggtggtcacaaagcaccgagctgatctccctgtgctatgcgactgcttcccactagctatttattttacgttTGAAAAATATGGAATCCTTCATGAATTTGCATGTCCTTGTGCaagggccatgctaatcttctctgtatggttccaattttagtatatgtgctgtcGAAGCGAGcacttgagttttaaaatatagagcCAGCCTTATTCCACAAAGAATTTGAGGTGGTTAATTTAAAAGTGTATAGTACCTTATGACAtataaatactttgaaatataatgataatattaacacacaacatttattgaattcttatgAGCTAAGAATTTATATGGATTTATATGGATTTAATTCTTGCCTTAACCTTATGAGgtgaaggtactattattatgcctcttcctttttttgctgAAAACTCAGAGATCTTTATtcattataagatttttttttttaattaatttatttatttttggctgtgttgggtcttcgatgctgcacgcgggctttctctagttgtggcgagcgggggctactcttccttgcggtgcatgggcttctcattgctgtgtcttctcttgttgtggagcacaggctctaggcacgggggcttcagtaattgcagcacatgggctcagtagttgtggctcgcaggctctagagcgcagactcagtagttgtggcacaggcttagttgctccaaggcatgtgggatcttcccagaccagggctcgaacccatgtcccctgcattgacaggcggattcttaaccactgcaccaccacggaagtcccacaagatttttttttttttaatcaataaactTTAGTTTCTCTGTTCTTAAAGGTATTCGTGTCAACTTGAGCTGTAACATGTCCCCTGAAATTATGATCTGaagttggatttttattttttttatttttattttaaaaatatggtacttcatgaatttgtgtgtcatccttgtgcaggggctacgctaatcttctctgtattgttccaattttagtatatatgCCCCTGAAGCGAGCACTAAagttagattttaaattttttttatatataagccTTCAAACTTGGATTTAGAGTGTGTTAGtgagaaaaatcttaatttttctctcttcttcctttgcttgctcccctccccacccccagtactCTACTGGAGTATGGTTTACACATAGTAAATTGTCCAGATTTTTAGTGTATATCTCAGTGACTTTTTACATATGTAATTCTTACCCAGATCGATTtagtatgcccattttataggttGGAACATAGAAGTAATTATGTCAGTGCTGGAGCCAGGATAGGGACTGACCCTAGGCTGTCTCGCTCCAGAGCCCAAGCTGTGGTTTTTAGGGGAAGTCCTTTCCTATTCACTACCTCTTTTATATATGACTCATATTCATCACCTCCTTTACCCGCTAGAATCCAGCCATGAATTGAACTTGTACACCTTCCACTGAAACATAACTAAATTTACCTTTGAAATCTTTTACTTACTCTGAAAGTTAAGTTTTCAGGTCTGTTAAGCTCATTGCAATCGAAGGCAAGCTCCCAAagggttttctcttctccttttcccaaGCACTGTGTCTGAAATCATTTAGTCTTATAAAGTTTGAGAATTGGAGGAATAGCCCCTCTGGAAggttatttagattttaaatcaCTTACGGAAGGTCAGATCTTAAATCACTTACGGAAGGTCTTTTTTGAGTTTATGTTCATTTGCTCAGAGCAAAGTTCTACACCAGAGTTTCCATTAGAAGTTTAGAATTACATTTGTTTATATACGAAAATGAAAAGATACgctttttttactttgaaataattttacatttacagaagtgttgcaaagatagtacagagaagcccacatgcccttcACCCAGTTCTCCCCTTTAACAGCTCATGTACCTCAGTAAATTTGTCACAACTAGGAAACCAACACTGGTTCATTACTGTTAACTAAACTCCaggctttatttggatttcattagtttttccacaaatattcttttctgttccaggatccaattcaGGATATACCACATGACATTTAgtttaggattatttttaaaacagaaggaaatagaTCATGTAATCTGCCCATGGCATCGTGAGAGCCACACGATACCCATGTTAGATTTAGAGGAGTTGCTGAATATAGGAGGTTTATAAAGTGTGGATTTCTGTGGCACAGTATGGATACCACTGCCTCTCTTGCAAAGCTCTAGCTCTTCAGCTAAGTTAAACACCTAGAAATTTGCTCAGTGTTGGAAATGAAATTAGTTTTACCCTCCTGTATACGTCAGCTCGTGTGAACTCTTGGTGTCGTGCTTCGGGTGATAGAAGATAATGGTCAATCTCAAAGCTGTTCAGGCTCAGGATCGCCTGATGCtcccctggaggaggagggactgTGTGGAGGGCAGCTACTGCCCCAACATGGGGGGCAGCTCACAAGGGGACTCATTCTCGCTGTGTTTATGGATTGACCCCAAATAAGAGATTATCAAGTGGGTCCAGGCGGACGGAAGGAGTAGTCAGTCACTCCAGTCCAGTCACGTATCTCACCAGGTCTCCTCTCAACCATACAGATGTGAAAGGGGCTCAGGCAAGCTGTCTTCTAGACTGGTGCTCCTTAAACTCTATCCTACGTATGAATCTCCTGGCAACTTCAGTGAGATTCTGATTTAAGAGACTTAGGGGAAGGGCTGCTGAGATGCTGCATTTCTTATGGGCTCCCAGTactgctggtccatggaccacagtTTGGGTAACGAGCCCCTAAAATATTCCGAagaattattttctgtgtttctcaGAGTGTGGTTCTGACTTTGAGCAAGGATGTCGGtaccaatgaaaaagaaatctactGGTGAAAAACACCAGAAATATATTAGTTCTGGGCTGATACCGGAAGTTCTCTATATAAAATGGGGTTTGGTAAGAAGGTAGATATATTGCCAAGCTGTTTTGGTTTGAATCTCACAGGTCTGCAGTACTCAACTGATAATCAGTTTGTACAACGGCTCAAAGAACTGCAGGAGTCGGCCGCCGTAGAGAAGATTCCCTTGATCCCATCCACTCCAGAAGAGATGAGTGAAATGCTCCAGCTCTGCTCCTATGTCCGCTTCAAGGTGCCCCAGCAGGTAACGTGGTCTCAGCAGCAGTGTGCCTGCCCTCTGTCCAGGGCTCAGGTGGCCAGTACCTGCTTTCTCCTTGCATTCCTGCCTTATactcatctgttcattcattcagcaagtatctGTATCATGCCCATGATGTATCCGGTACTGTGCTTGAGCACGGTGGGGAGTAAATAAGTCAGAGAAGGTCCCTGGGCAGATGCAGGCCAGTGGGGGAGGCAGACAATTAACAAGAAGACAAATAATTACACATTGTAATAAGTTTTATAGAGGAAATGAAGATGGTGCAGAGACTGAAAACAGGGGAGGCCGGAGAAGCTTTGATAAGCCTCTGTGAGACAGCAGCGTGGGCAGCGACGGATAAAACACAGCCAATTCAAGATGCTGGAAGGAGGCCAGGGTGACTGGAGCCTAGAGGGTGAGGGAAAGAATGGGTTGAGAAAAGGTTGGAAAGGGATTCTGGGGCTGAATCagagattcttattttttaaaaaatctcaggacccctttacactcttaaGAATTATTGAGAACCCCAACGAGCTTTTGTTTATAGAGGTTATAACTATTGATATTTAccgtattagaaattaaaactcagaaaaaCTTAAAACACAAGGAATACACAGCACTTATTTCATTAGCCTTCAGAATGATGACATTATCCCTCATTATGTAGGCTCTGAACATCAGTATGCTTTAgagagaatgaaagtgaaaacgACAAGTGACATTTagtgttattatgaaaatagtttgacGTCTTGGACTCCCAAGaaccactttgagaaccactgggctagaTCATGTAGGACCTTATAGGTTATGGCAAGGAGACTGGAGTTTTTCTAAGTACAGTAGGAGAAACACTGAAGGATTGTAGGTGAGCACAGGCAGAAGCAGAGAAACCCATTAGGGTGCTGTTGTGGCTTGGAGATGAGGGTGGTGTAGACTGGGGTGGTAGCAGTGGAGACAAGACCGGAGAAGCTTTGGGAGGAAGAAGACAGGACTTACTGGCAAATTGGAATGAAGGATGAGGGAAGGTGAGGAGTCACAGGTGACTTTCTGGTACTTCAGTGGATAAAGGTAGTGTTTTCTG
This is a stretch of genomic DNA from Balaenoptera musculus isolate JJ_BM4_2016_0621 chromosome 11, mBalMus1.pri.v3, whole genome shotgun sequence. It encodes these proteins:
- the ABHD6 gene encoding monoacylglycerol lipase ABHD6, yielding MDLDVVNMFVIAGGTLAIPILAFVASFLLWPSALIRIYYWYWRRALGMQVRYVRHEDYQFCYSFRGRPGNKPSILMLHGFSAHKDMWLSVVKFLPKNLHLVCVDMPGHEGTTRSSLDDLSIDGQAKRIHQFVECLKLNKKPFHLIGTSMGGHVAGVYAAYYPSDVCSLSLVCPAGLQYSTDNQFVQRLKELQESAAVEKIPLIPSTPEEMSEMLQLCSYVRFKVPQQILQGLVDVRIPHNNFYRKLFLEIVSEKSRYSLHQNMDKIKVPTQIIWGKQDQVLDVSGADMLAKSIANCQVELLENCGHSVVMERPRKTAKLIVDFLASVHNTDNDKKLD